A genomic segment from Pistricoccus aurantiacus encodes:
- a CDS encoding neuraminidase-like domain-containing protein has protein sequence MQDALRRVGLLDADYTDGELDDATRAALAKFQREASLQREGEASGQPDVQTLNTLEEYAARSKQFILRGWLLGIEGPLPEVRVRAEDRDVNDLRESLGDRDGQLTDSTGRFETLYTADQFTRGDKSIADVMLTLQHDDAPISNYRVYRLQPDTWPPRDERPRRLSPLSADDPLPSANDTKENTPLTAEQLQLGIPARPVEELKIIVGNASDGTPSEYERLRDAITPLLGDRPPTALDEAKFRDFTFVARESDLPRERIEEYVGAWNLTDHANIRHEIFYGLLRDGPPASLPGLSHDLPALLEAGEAIWRRKLEESLALNFIPSCLLRDFDGTIKQLRRARVDQADRPMGPGRASLSAFLVGVAPLELSDARRKFLDLYHSHDGSIDDFWQKAVSEAFEWKPSEVLQVQTALQLAEITSFNLPLVERIMREHSPAKLEDLTAIDGDEWLRLVHAAGVPEDSPGEGAADQQQRVANGILRTLQSAYPNRYVARIALQTRDTPLRQSSDLLRRFFDREQATFDLRTTSVTHYLRENGERVYEGLSLQQQDRLSSQLKRLQRTFQLSTGLPQMQSLLELDLDSAYKVVTRTSQAMFRELYAEKLGGAETADAIYARALKVHSTVTAILGDLMQYSQGPLPKVMHASIGIEQKIKDNPIYTDLFGSLDLCACEHCRSMYSPAAYLVDLLAFLDTPKGSVKPNPLDVLIGNERKGLTGRRPDIAQIQLTCDNTNTRIPYIDLVDEILESYIAHNQPFAFNRPPDPPNDELPHPTAEELGANPVYLTLDSDQSSAKASDELRKTVYPLTLPFNTELITSRIYLEHMGTSREEILRTFALDEELDTLMATSTETLRLSPQDFEIVTVSQFSGQSSTIAATLGEAYGFSEANDLGADFPPHAAMPRLRLNDPRKLAVKALQHYLNLAGATPPLLVNGVFDVKTQTALSAFQVAAGDTPTGEADGGVWFKFDTTSDTPLSPLMSYVPIFLERTGLTYPELIELVRTRFLNGTAFDFDLLKRIGFSLDELSAWIKAGFPALDATQTAKLATAWMTEDWFKRWAESHRDVVVIGVPAGADCNLEATTLRHLDGSLLKRAELLRLNSFIRLWRRLQWPLPVLDRAYAVLYSSAFDFIVRLADVVRVQRKLEIEPEASLCFWGELDTRGDPSVYDRLFRNKAALRIEPIFVLDETLSELKAVTDNPLTPPRIADHVPSILSAFRIRGSDLDLLLSTLNVGETLNLSSLSLLYRYVLLAKSLSIPIPALLTLKTLSGTDPFAPGPNPPRTTFDFIELVRKLQADHYNPALLDFIFRHHSTPPSQPEQPTAATVQFLDALHRGLAKIEAEHRMQPDPAGELARSELSIVESDPRVVDEAMRMIDGSVRYGVKLVGLPVAFTFPVDVRQKVAYEAGAGMLTFQGVMTPAEKASLAGAATTLPAAVQPSYVTAVGDLFNLPRTFFNDHLTAFFAAPTATAKLLDRPSLDSSLRPVMLDSTGTVVPRDPSGNLPAVPSVVDTEIGSKFAFLLDALVPRTRERLKTALVMQGASDAFGIDTRVAAALLRNPNVMQSIRDPGEPAIADFLDLTGDGLSAAYFTNATLDGDAVFVRTDAMVDFDWTAATPDPVKIPAGDYSVRWSGLIIAERSEEYTLSIECADGARLWVGGHLVIDDWKDQPSTTRIGKLKLEAGVLISLRLEYYKKSMSSKVQLTWSSASLNTVVIPVAALFTDQAATRLTKAALIASMLRLDAKEIVHFATAKLLDFGKLPLNGATHYVPTQFRNWVRLVDYATLRNVVPDGETDLIDVFAAPTPEEARRRLADATGWGASEIEQLTGADGFAFAPADFTSEQRLRRLPACFSLMQRLGITADRALQWARIRFEDTSVVPSVAYWAFTIKDAPRAIQLAQDMRNIARAKHDDKSWIEVAKPLSDALRDSRKAALLGYILAMPSIIERNIADSGKLFEFFLVDVDTTSCTETSRIKQAISSVQLFIHRCLMGLEDHGPLASYTVVPAQIDAPRWRWMQREVLWEANQKVFRYPENWLKSELRDDRTPFFRELESELLQSDLTDPYVEKALLGYLQKLDDVARLEICGVREAPSAYALHVFGRTRNTPHVYFHRTLTRKRGDTWDVGTWSAWQKVPLDIEGVDDGANGELSGVHLLPVIWNRRLYAFWPTFRKKPDTARNANLPQGFGPVEQWEIRLSWSEFFQGKWLPREHSDAALVGIPDDEWSTSVARSHDHFAPTEGTITYTTTTDYGFWTDTDSYTLPTVFPMTISGGELDGVHLETAMDYAEVDISESSFEMHQFLPPPAGHLFSISPGSDQLRIDAYQRYTGTTMGKKSSKRVVDTVVVQGGRRDARQKRDEESEDSSRNVTRYRWIGRFSVDGCRNKVISLPGNHAYSYKSLARPKGSSNFFNWLLADTSQKRFELDPSPVILNKLPSRYLVLDSHPDQDFNDSTPFFFQDSRRVFLVVPTQAPPRKFGETPFVPLEPSLPELPPLQRKFDPKLDLGRPYALAASQAQIKVNPWVVTSAVALNKAAVSTVAAHVDVPGTMTTMSGTLPGASVIATPLLSGVTASPTYASFRELRYQFLAHWHPHVCEFIRRLNRDGIATLLATDTQRLTNDSFSLMTGLKMRFRTEYAPTLAVALPYPLEDVDFQNGAYSLYNWELFFHAPLLIAQRLSKNQRFAEAQRWYHFIFNPLDNSAEVSPAKFWKFLPFKTTEPERLIEMLELLGYQGTDAGMLKRKHDLENQVDEWAHDPFNPHRIARLRHGAYMKNVVMGYVDNLISWGDYLFSQDTLESINEATHLYVIASSLLGPRPQKIPAKTEETRKTFAQLRPSLDALSNAHVAAETLFPFATSDVPMTPPGGAASGLTTTALFFCLPPNDQLLGYWDRIEDRLFKIRHCMNIEGVVRQLPLFDPPIDPALLVEAAAKGVDLNSVLNDLYTPLPRYRFEHMLQKALEMCSEVRSFGAALLAAMEKRDAETLAQLRTTHEHAMLDMVRKVKAAQLNEAQANRDALNKSRAVAAQRFMHCQGLLGYKADADFAPGSKAPIVSDRAGDNRLPEEVHQQEQMRSANEWQEQAATWDIMANAMHYAIPDFSIGTPSCSTTYGGSNIGAALTAMGHSHGNNAATATYEGNNAAVEASFRRRDQTWVLESNVAARDIEQIDKQIAAADIRIAIAERDLDAHDKQIDQNEEMREFLTERKFTQEELYFWMQNELATLHLQCYQIAYQWSKQAQGCYRFATGSDNTFVQFGSWDSLRKGLLSGERLYLQLKQMEHSYMELNRREYELTRHVSLATVDPAALIRLRQTGQCEVSLPETLFDLDFPGHYMRRLKSVALTIPCVVGPYNGVNCTLTLLRSEIRKSPLVSGGYRRTDDQDPRFILDVLPTQSIATNQAQNDTGTFELNFRDERFLPFEGGGAISTWRIVLQNEFRQFDYDTIADVVLHLKYTSREGGALLNQAAIKSLKDAIKDLDGEPVMRLFSLRQEFASDWYRFLDAPPVGPEDQSLTMSLAKDRFPFAFQARKISIETITVFVKVRPEFAATHNEGTLKVTLEPGAVATPGAAPIALTSWNGLLRADVPAGSAPGDWTMSAWLAPGGGARTRLSQGALEDVVLICTCTCT, from the coding sequence ATGCAGGATGCGCTGCGGCGTGTCGGGCTCCTAGATGCAGACTATACGGACGGCGAGCTCGACGACGCGACGCGCGCTGCGCTCGCCAAGTTCCAGCGCGAAGCGAGCCTTCAGCGCGAGGGTGAAGCAAGCGGTCAGCCCGACGTACAGACTCTGAACACTCTGGAGGAGTACGCGGCACGATCAAAACAGTTCATTTTGCGCGGCTGGTTGCTAGGCATAGAAGGGCCGCTTCCGGAAGTACGCGTGCGAGCCGAAGATCGCGACGTCAACGATCTGCGCGAGTCGCTGGGCGATCGCGATGGTCAATTGACGGATAGCACTGGCCGATTCGAAACCCTGTACACCGCGGACCAGTTCACGCGCGGAGACAAGAGCATCGCCGACGTGATGCTGACGCTGCAACACGACGACGCACCGATCTCCAATTACCGCGTATACCGGCTACAGCCGGACACATGGCCTCCGCGCGATGAACGTCCGCGACGCTTGTCACCGTTGAGCGCAGACGACCCGTTGCCATCGGCTAACGACACAAAAGAGAACACACCGCTCACCGCCGAACAACTGCAACTCGGCATACCGGCGCGCCCGGTCGAGGAACTTAAGATCATCGTCGGCAATGCGTCCGACGGCACGCCAAGCGAGTATGAACGACTGCGCGACGCGATCACGCCGCTGCTAGGTGATCGTCCACCCACTGCGCTCGACGAAGCCAAGTTCCGCGACTTCACGTTCGTCGCGCGCGAGAGCGACCTGCCACGCGAGCGCATCGAAGAATATGTCGGCGCCTGGAATCTCACGGATCACGCCAACATCCGGCACGAAATTTTCTACGGACTGTTGCGCGACGGTCCTCCTGCGAGTCTTCCAGGGCTGTCGCACGATCTGCCGGCGCTGCTCGAAGCCGGTGAGGCAATTTGGCGTCGCAAGCTCGAGGAATCGCTGGCTTTGAATTTCATTCCGTCATGCTTGTTGCGCGACTTCGACGGCACGATCAAGCAACTAAGGCGCGCGCGCGTTGATCAAGCTGACCGTCCGATGGGACCCGGCCGCGCGAGCCTGAGCGCCTTTCTGGTCGGCGTTGCACCGCTCGAATTGAGTGACGCACGGCGCAAGTTCCTCGATCTCTATCACTCACACGACGGGTCCATCGACGACTTCTGGCAGAAGGCCGTTTCGGAGGCATTCGAATGGAAACCATCGGAAGTCCTGCAAGTCCAGACGGCGCTGCAACTGGCCGAGATCACATCATTCAATCTTCCGCTCGTCGAACGGATCATGCGCGAGCATTCGCCAGCGAAGCTGGAAGACCTGACCGCTATCGATGGCGACGAATGGCTGCGGCTGGTGCACGCGGCGGGGGTTCCGGAGGATTCGCCCGGAGAAGGCGCTGCCGATCAGCAGCAGCGCGTCGCGAATGGGATCCTGCGCACATTGCAATCGGCGTATCCGAATCGCTACGTCGCGCGGATCGCGTTGCAGACGCGTGACACGCCACTGCGCCAGTCATCGGACCTGTTGCGTCGCTTCTTCGATCGCGAACAGGCGACTTTCGACTTGCGCACGACCTCGGTAACGCACTACCTGCGCGAGAACGGCGAGCGGGTCTACGAAGGACTGTCGCTGCAGCAGCAAGATCGGCTATCGAGCCAGCTGAAGCGGCTGCAACGGACGTTTCAGTTGAGCACCGGACTACCGCAGATGCAATCGCTGCTCGAGCTCGACCTCGATTCTGCATACAAGGTCGTCACGCGCACCTCGCAGGCAATGTTCCGCGAGCTGTATGCAGAGAAACTCGGTGGCGCCGAAACCGCCGATGCGATCTATGCCCGAGCGCTGAAGGTTCATTCGACCGTCACCGCCATACTTGGCGACCTGATGCAGTATTCACAGGGCCCGCTGCCAAAAGTGATGCATGCTTCGATCGGGATCGAGCAGAAAATCAAGGATAACCCGATCTACACTGATCTATTCGGCAGCCTCGACCTCTGCGCCTGCGAGCACTGCCGCTCAATGTATAGTCCGGCCGCGTATCTGGTTGACCTTCTCGCGTTCCTAGATACACCGAAGGGTTCCGTAAAGCCCAATCCGCTCGACGTATTGATCGGCAACGAGCGCAAGGGTCTAACGGGACGTCGACCGGATATCGCGCAGATCCAGCTGACATGCGACAACACCAATACGCGCATTCCGTACATTGATCTTGTTGACGAGATTCTGGAAAGCTACATCGCGCACAACCAGCCATTTGCATTCAACCGCCCGCCCGATCCTCCGAACGACGAGCTGCCGCATCCGACGGCTGAGGAACTTGGCGCCAATCCAGTGTATCTCACGCTGGACTCCGATCAGTCATCAGCCAAGGCATCGGATGAATTGCGCAAGACAGTCTATCCGCTGACGCTTCCATTCAACACCGAGCTCATCACTTCGCGGATCTATCTGGAGCATATGGGGACCAGCCGCGAGGAGATTCTTCGCACGTTCGCGCTCGACGAAGAGCTCGACACGCTGATGGCGACCTCGACGGAGACGCTCCGCCTTTCACCGCAGGATTTCGAGATCGTCACCGTCTCGCAGTTTTCGGGGCAGTCATCGACGATTGCCGCCACGCTCGGAGAGGCCTACGGCTTCTCCGAAGCGAATGACTTGGGTGCTGACTTTCCGCCGCACGCAGCAATGCCACGGCTGCGACTCAACGATCCGCGCAAGCTCGCGGTCAAGGCACTGCAGCACTATCTGAATCTCGCCGGTGCGACGCCGCCCCTGCTAGTCAACGGCGTGTTCGATGTGAAGACACAAACCGCGCTCAGCGCGTTCCAGGTCGCGGCCGGCGACACTCCTACGGGCGAGGCCGACGGCGGCGTATGGTTCAAATTCGATACGACGTCGGATACGCCACTCTCGCCGCTGATGTCGTACGTGCCAATATTCCTTGAGAGGACCGGGCTCACGTATCCGGAACTCATCGAGTTGGTCAGGACGCGATTCCTCAACGGCACGGCATTCGATTTCGACTTGCTGAAGCGGATCGGTTTTTCGCTTGATGAATTGTCGGCATGGATCAAGGCGGGCTTTCCCGCGTTGGACGCGACGCAAACCGCGAAGCTCGCCACGGCGTGGATGACCGAGGACTGGTTCAAGCGCTGGGCCGAAAGCCATCGCGACGTCGTCGTGATCGGCGTGCCAGCCGGTGCCGATTGCAACCTGGAAGCGACGACGCTCCGCCATTTGGATGGCTCGCTGCTTAAGCGCGCGGAGCTGCTGCGATTGAATTCGTTCATTCGCCTATGGCGCCGTCTGCAGTGGCCGCTGCCGGTGCTCGATCGTGCGTATGCGGTGCTGTACAGCAGTGCGTTCGATTTCATCGTGCGCCTCGCCGATGTCGTCCGCGTGCAGCGCAAGCTGGAGATCGAGCCGGAAGCGTCCCTGTGCTTCTGGGGCGAACTCGATACGCGCGGCGATCCGTCGGTCTACGACCGGCTGTTCCGCAATAAGGCGGCATTGCGCATCGAACCGATCTTCGTACTCGACGAGACGCTCAGCGAGCTGAAGGCGGTTACCGATAATCCATTGACTCCGCCGAGAATTGCCGATCACGTACCATCAATCCTTTCCGCATTCCGTATCCGTGGCTCCGATCTCGACCTGCTGCTTTCGACGCTCAACGTCGGCGAGACGCTCAATCTCTCAAGCCTCTCGCTACTGTACCGATACGTACTGTTAGCGAAGTCGCTCTCGATTCCGATTCCCGCCCTGCTGACGCTGAAGACGCTGTCGGGAACCGATCCTTTTGCACCCGGCCCGAACCCGCCGCGCACCACCTTTGACTTCATTGAACTGGTGCGCAAGTTGCAAGCCGATCATTACAACCCGGCGCTGCTCGACTTCATCTTCCGCCATCACTCCACGCCGCCGTCGCAACCGGAGCAGCCGACCGCGGCGACGGTGCAATTCCTCGACGCGCTGCACAGGGGTCTCGCAAAGATCGAGGCCGAGCATCGCATGCAGCCCGATCCCGCCGGTGAGCTAGCGCGCAGCGAACTATCGATCGTCGAAAGCGATCCGCGCGTCGTCGATGAGGCGATGCGGATGATCGACGGCAGCGTACGCTATGGGGTGAAGCTTGTGGGCTTGCCGGTGGCGTTCACGTTCCCCGTCGATGTTCGACAAAAAGTCGCGTACGAGGCCGGCGCGGGAATGCTGACATTTCAGGGCGTGATGACGCCGGCGGAAAAGGCGTCGCTCGCGGGCGCCGCCACCACACTACCCGCTGCGGTGCAGCCATCCTACGTCACGGCCGTTGGCGATTTGTTCAACCTGCCGCGGACGTTCTTCAACGATCATCTCACGGCTTTCTTTGCTGCGCCCACGGCAACTGCGAAGCTACTCGATCGTCCATCGCTCGATTCGTCGCTGCGGCCGGTAATGCTGGACAGTACTGGTACCGTCGTTCCGCGCGACCCATCGGGAAATCTTCCAGCGGTCCCTTCGGTCGTCGATACCGAGATCGGCAGCAAGTTCGCGTTCCTGCTCGACGCCCTGGTGCCGCGAACGCGCGAGAGGCTAAAGACAGCGCTGGTGATGCAGGGCGCCTCCGATGCGTTCGGCATCGACACCCGGGTCGCAGCGGCGCTGTTGAGAAATCCGAACGTGATGCAGTCGATTCGCGATCCGGGTGAGCCGGCAATCGCCGACTTTCTTGATCTCACGGGCGACGGCTTGAGCGCTGCGTATTTCACGAACGCGACGCTCGACGGCGATGCTGTGTTCGTGCGCACCGACGCGATGGTCGACTTTGACTGGACCGCGGCTACGCCGGATCCCGTAAAGATCCCGGCCGGCGACTACAGTGTTCGCTGGAGCGGTTTGATTATCGCCGAGCGGAGCGAGGAATACACGCTCAGTATCGAATGCGCCGATGGCGCGCGGCTTTGGGTCGGCGGACATCTCGTGATCGACGACTGGAAAGACCAGCCATCCACGACACGCATCGGCAAACTGAAGCTCGAGGCCGGCGTGCTGATTTCGCTGCGGCTCGAGTATTACAAGAAAAGCATGTCATCGAAGGTACAGCTGACGTGGAGCAGCGCTTCGTTGAATACGGTAGTGATCCCGGTCGCTGCACTGTTCACCGACCAGGCCGCGACGCGGTTGACCAAGGCGGCGCTGATAGCATCCATGTTACGCCTTGATGCGAAGGAGATCGTTCATTTCGCCACGGCGAAGCTGCTTGATTTCGGGAAGCTGCCGTTGAATGGCGCGACACACTACGTTCCAACGCAGTTCCGGAATTGGGTCCGGCTCGTCGATTACGCGACCTTGCGCAATGTCGTCCCTGACGGCGAGACCGACCTCATCGATGTGTTCGCAGCGCCGACGCCGGAAGAAGCGCGCCGACGACTCGCCGACGCTACCGGGTGGGGGGCGAGCGAAATCGAGCAACTCACGGGCGCTGACGGCTTCGCGTTCGCGCCGGCCGATTTCACGAGCGAGCAGCGACTGCGTCGCTTGCCGGCATGCTTCAGCCTGATGCAGCGGCTCGGGATCACCGCCGATCGGGCCTTACAATGGGCGCGCATCCGCTTCGAAGACACATCGGTCGTACCATCGGTGGCCTATTGGGCGTTCACCATCAAGGATGCGCCGCGCGCCATCCAGCTTGCTCAGGACATGCGCAACATCGCGCGCGCCAAGCACGACGACAAAAGCTGGATCGAGGTCGCGAAGCCGCTCAGCGATGCGTTGCGCGACTCTCGCAAGGCCGCGCTGCTCGGATACATCCTGGCGATGCCGTCGATCATCGAACGCAACATCGCCGACTCCGGCAAGTTGTTCGAGTTCTTCCTCGTAGACGTGGACACCACGAGCTGCACCGAGACATCGCGGATCAAGCAGGCGATCTCATCGGTTCAGCTGTTCATCCATCGCTGCCTGATGGGACTCGAGGATCACGGTCCGTTGGCATCGTACACGGTGGTCCCGGCACAGATCGACGCGCCGCGCTGGCGCTGGATGCAGCGCGAGGTGTTATGGGAGGCCAACCAGAAGGTGTTCCGCTATCCGGAGAACTGGCTAAAATCCGAGCTACGCGACGATCGCACGCCGTTCTTCCGCGAGCTGGAATCCGAGCTGCTGCAGAGCGATCTCACCGATCCGTACGTCGAGAAGGCGCTGCTCGGCTATCTGCAGAAGCTCGACGACGTCGCGCGCCTGGAGATCTGCGGCGTGCGCGAGGCCCCGTCGGCTTACGCGCTGCACGTGTTCGGTCGGACGCGCAACACACCGCACGTGTACTTCCATCGGACGCTGACGCGCAAGCGCGGCGACACCTGGGATGTCGGGACGTGGAGCGCATGGCAGAAGGTTCCGCTCGATATCGAAGGCGTAGACGACGGCGCTAACGGTGAGCTGAGCGGAGTGCATTTGCTGCCGGTCATCTGGAACCGCCGGCTCTACGCGTTCTGGCCAACGTTCCGCAAGAAGCCGGACACCGCCCGCAACGCGAACCTTCCGCAGGGATTCGGACCGGTCGAACAGTGGGAGATCCGCCTCTCCTGGAGCGAGTTCTTCCAGGGCAAGTGGTTGCCGCGCGAGCATAGCGACGCGGCGCTGGTCGGGATCCCCGACGACGAATGGAGCACGAGCGTCGCGCGTTCGCACGATCACTTCGCGCCGACCGAGGGGACGATCACTTATACGACGACGACGGATTACGGCTTCTGGACGGACACGGACAGCTACACGCTGCCGACGGTCTTCCCGATGACGATCTCCGGCGGCGAGCTCGATGGGGTGCACCTCGAGACCGCGATGGACTACGCCGAGGTCGATATCAGCGAGAGCTCGTTCGAGATGCACCAGTTTCTACCGCCTCCGGCCGGCCATCTGTTCTCCATCTCGCCGGGTTCGGATCAGCTCCGCATCGATGCCTATCAGCGCTACACCGGGACTACGATGGGCAAGAAGAGTAGCAAGCGTGTCGTCGATACCGTCGTCGTCCAAGGCGGCAGGCGCGATGCACGGCAGAAGCGCGACGAGGAAAGCGAAGACTCGTCGCGTAACGTCACCCGCTATCGGTGGATTGGGCGCTTCTCAGTCGATGGATGTCGCAACAAGGTGATCAGTTTGCCGGGAAACCATGCGTATTCGTACAAATCGCTGGCGCGTCCGAAAGGTAGCAGCAATTTCTTCAACTGGCTGCTTGCGGACACATCGCAGAAACGCTTCGAGCTCGATCCGTCGCCGGTGATCCTCAACAAGCTGCCGAGCCGCTACCTGGTACTGGACTCCCATCCAGACCAAGACTTCAACGACAGCACACCCTTCTTCTTTCAGGACTCGCGGCGTGTCTTTCTCGTCGTGCCCACGCAGGCGCCGCCGCGCAAGTTCGGTGAAACTCCGTTCGTGCCGCTGGAGCCGTCCCTGCCGGAGCTTCCGCCGCTGCAACGCAAGTTCGATCCGAAGCTCGATCTCGGTCGACCCTATGCACTCGCAGCGTCGCAAGCACAGATAAAGGTCAACCCCTGGGTCGTGACGTCGGCGGTCGCGCTCAATAAGGCGGCGGTGTCGACCGTTGCGGCTCACGTCGACGTTCCCGGCACGATGACGACGATGTCCGGCACGCTGCCGGGGGCCAGTGTGATCGCCACGCCGCTGTTGTCCGGAGTAACCGCCAGTCCCACTTACGCCAGCTTTCGCGAATTGCGATATCAGTTTCTTGCGCATTGGCATCCGCACGTCTGCGAGTTCATCCGTCGCCTCAATCGCGACGGCATCGCCACGCTGCTCGCGACCGATACGCAGCGGCTCACCAACGACAGCTTCTCGCTGATGACTGGACTGAAGATGCGCTTTCGCACCGAGTACGCGCCGACCTTGGCGGTGGCGTTGCCGTACCCGCTCGAAGATGTGGATTTTCAGAACGGTGCGTATTCGCTTTACAACTGGGAATTGTTCTTCCATGCGCCACTGTTGATCGCGCAACGCTTGAGCAAGAACCAGCGCTTCGCCGAGGCGCAGCGCTGGTATCACTTCATTTTCAATCCGCTCGACAACAGTGCTGAAGTTTCGCCAGCCAAATTCTGGAAGTTCCTGCCATTCAAGACGACGGAACCCGAGCGCCTGATCGAGATGCTCGAGCTGCTCGGCTATCAGGGCACCGACGCGGGGATGCTGAAGCGCAAGCACGATCTCGAGAACCAGGTAGACGAGTGGGCGCACGACCCGTTCAACCCGCACCGGATCGCGCGATTGCGTCACGGCGCGTACATGAAGAACGTGGTAATGGGATACGTCGACAACCTCATCTCGTGGGGCGACTACCTGTTCAGTCAAGACACGCTGGAGTCGATCAACGAAGCGACGCATCTCTACGTGATCGCGTCATCGCTGTTGGGACCGCGGCCGCAGAAGATACCAGCGAAGACCGAGGAAACGCGGAAGACCTTCGCGCAGCTCCGTCCCTCGCTCGACGCGCTGTCGAACGCGCACGTCGCAGCGGAAACGCTGTTCCCGTTTGCAACCAGCGACGTGCCGATGACGCCGCCCGGCGGTGCGGCTTCTGGCCTCACAACCACGGCGCTGTTCTTCTGTCTGCCGCCCAACGACCAGTTGCTCGGCTATTGGGATCGGATCGAAGATCGGCTATTCAAGATCCGCCACTGCATGAACATCGAAGGCGTCGTGCGCCAGCTGCCGCTGTTCGATCCGCCGATCGATCCGGCGCTGCTGGTCGAGGCCGCGGCGAAAGGCGTGGATCTCAACAGCGTGCTCAACGACCTCTACACGCCACTGCCGCGCTATCGCTTCGAGCACATGCTGCAGAAGGCACTCGAGATGTGCTCGGAGGTCCGCTCGTTCGGCGCTGCGCTGCTTGCGGCAATGGAAAAACGCGATGCCGAAACGCTCGCGCAACTGCGCACGACGCACGAGCACGCGATGCTCGATATGGTGCGCAAGGTAAAAGCGGCACAGTTGAACGAGGCACAGGCGAACCGCGACGCGTTGAACAAGTCGCGTGCCGTTGCTGCGCAGCGCTTCATGCATTGTCAGGGGTTGTTGGGCTATAAGGCTGATGCGGATTTCGCGCCGGGCTCGAAGGCGCCGATCGTCAGCGATCGCGCCGGCGACAACCGGCTGCCCGAAGAGGTCCATCAACAGGAACAAATGCGCTCGGCGAACGAATGGCAGGAGCAGGCAGCGACGTGGGACATCATGGCTAATGCGATGCATTACGCCATCCCCGACTTCTCGATCGGCACCCCGAGCTGCAGCACGACGTACGGCGGATCGAACATTGGCGCGGCGCTGACCGCGATGGGCCATTCGCACGGCAACAATGCAGCGACCGCAACGTATGAAGGAAACAACGCCGCGGTCGAGGCGTCGTTCCGCCGTCGCGATCAGACGTGGGTGCTGGAGAGTAACGTCGCTGCGCGCGACATCGAGCAGATCGACAAGCAGATCGCGGCTGCCGACATCCGCATCGCGATCGCCGAACGCGATCTCGATGCGCACGACAAGCAGATCGACCAGAACGAGGAGATGCGCGAGTTCCTGACCGAGCGTAAGTTCACGCAGGAGGAGCTGTACTTCTGGATGCAGAACGAGCTGGCGACGCTGCACCTGCAGTGCTACCAGATCGCGTATCAATGGTCGAAGCAGGCGCAGGGCTGCTATCGCTTCGCCACCGGCAGCGACAACACGTTCGTTCAGTTCGGCTCGTGGGACAGCCTGCGCAAGGGGCTATTGAGCGGCGAGCGACTCTATCTGCAATTGAAGCAGATGGAGCACAGCTACATGGAGCTGAACCGGCGCGAATACGAGCTGACGCGTCACGTGTCGCTGGCGACGGTCGATCCGGCGGCGTTGATTCGCCTGCGGCAGACGGGGCAATGCGAAGTGAGCCTGCCGGAGACGCTGTTCGACCTCGACTTCCCCGGACACTACATGCGCCGGTTGAAGAGCGTGGCGCTGACCATTCCGTGCGTCGTTGGCCCTTACAACGGCGTCAATTGCACATTGACGCTGTTGCGCAGCGAGATTCGGAAGAGTCCGCTGGTCTCCGGCGGCTATCGCAGGACCGACGACCAGGATCCGCGCTTCATTCTCGACGTGCTCCCGACGCAATCGATCGCGACAAATCAGGCGCAGAACGATACCGGAACCTTCGAGCTCAACTTCCGCGACGAGCGTTTCCTGCCGTTCGAAGGCGGTGGCGCGATCTCGACTTGGCGCATCGTGCTGCAGAACGAGTTCCGGCAGTTCGACTACGACACCATCGCCGACGTGGTGCTGCACTTGAAGTACACGTCGCGCGAAGGTGGTGCGCTGTTGAATCAGGCGGCGATCAAGTCGCTAAAGGATGCGATCAAAGACCTCGATGGCGAGCCGGTGATGCGACTGTTCAGCTTGCGGCAGGAATTCGCATCCGACTGGTATCGGTTCCTCGATGCGCCTCCGGTGGGACCGGAGGACCAGTCGCTGACGATGTCGCTGGCGAAGGACCGGTTCCCGTTCGCGTTCCAGGCACGCAAGATTAGCATTGAGACGATCACCGTGTTCGTCAAGGTACGGCCGGAGTTCGCGGCAACGCATAACGAGGGGACGCTGAAGGTTACGCTGGAGCCGGGCGCTGTCGCGACACCGGGCGCTGCGCCGATCGCGCTTACGAGCTGGAATGGACTCCTGCGTGCGGACGTTCCTGCCGGAAGTGCTCCGGGCGACTGGACGATGTCGGCATGGCTCGCCCCCGGAGGCGGCGCCCGTACGCGGCTGTCTCAAGGGGCACTGGAGGATGTAGTGCTTATCTGCACGTGTACGTGTACGTGA